Genomic DNA from Haloarcula marina:
GCCCCGGAGACGAAGTCCACCATCGAGTCCAAGTCCATCGCGAAGGACGGCGGCCGCACGAACTACCGCGGCCTCGTTCACATCGCCGACGGCGCGGAGAACTCCTCGACGTCCGTCGAGTGTGACGCGCTGATGTTCGACAACGAGTCCACCTCCGACACCATGCCGTACATGGAGATTCAGGAGTCGAAGGTCGACGTGGCCCACGAGGCGACCGTCGGCAAAATCGGCGACGAGGACGTCTTCTACCTCCAGTCGCGCGGACTGGACGACGACGACGCGAAGCAGATGATCGTCGCCGGGTTCATCGAACCCATCACGGAGGAACTGCCCATCGAGTACGCAGTCGAACTCAACCGCCTCATCGAACTGGAGATGGAGGGTTCGCTCGGATAACAATGAGTACGCAGGTACACGCCACACTCTCCGAAGACCAGGTCGAACAGATTTCCGAGGACCTAGACGAGCCAGAGTGGCTCCTCGAAACCCGTCTGGAGGCCCTCGCGGCGCTCGAAGACCTCGAGATGCCCGAGGTCATCCAGACGCCGGGTCGCAAGTGGACCAACCTCGACGCGCTCGACTACGAGACGCTGGTCGACCCGCTCGACTACGCCCAGGAGAAAGACCGAATCGACGCCGAGGGCGTCGACGTCCTCTCGTGGAGCGATGCGCTCGACGAACACGGCGACCTCATCGAGGACCACTTCGGCTCCGTCGTCGACCCCCAGCGGGACTACCTGACGGCGCTGTCCACGGCGCTGTTCTCGGCCGGGACGGTCGTCTACGTCCCCGAAGGAGTGGACGCCGAGGACGTGAAGATTCGGACGACGATGAACAGCCAGTCGCTGTTCAACTACACGCTCGTCGTCGCCGAGGAGTCCGCCTCGGTCACCATCCTCGAACGCCAGACCACCGGCGACGACGTCGACGGCGACCGGTACTACTCCGGCGTCGTCGAGGCCGTCACCGGCGAGAACGCCTACGTCCAGTACGGCACGCTCCAGAACCTCTCCGAGGAGAGCTACAACTATCAGGTCAAGCGGGGCCACGCCGACACCTACGGCACCATCAACTGGATAGAGGGCAACATCGGCTCGCGGCTCACGAAGTCCAGCGTCGAGACCCGCCTGCTCGGTGACTCCTCCGAATCCCAGATCGTCGGGGCCTTCTTCGGCCACGACGACCAGCACTTCGACATCGCCGCTCGCGTCTGGCACGAGGCCGAACACACGGTCGCCGACCTCGTCACCCGCGGCGTCTTGGACGACGCGGCCCGGTCGGTGTACGAAGGCGTTCAGGACGTCGGCCGAGAGGCGTGGGACACGTCCTCCTACCAGCGTGAGAACACCCTCATGCTCTCGGACGAGTCCGAGGCCGACGCCTCGCCGAAACTCATCATCAACAACCACGACACCGAAGCCTCCCACTCTGCGACGGTCGGGCAGGTCGACGCGGAGGATATGTTCTACATGACCTCTCGCGGTGTCAACCCCGAACGCGCGAAGAACATGCTCGTCGAAGGGTTCTTCGTCCCCGTGTTGGAGGAAGTCGAAGTCGACGAACTCCGCGAGGACCTAGACGACCTCATCTACGAGCGACTGCGGCAGTAACCGTCGAGACGCTCGCTTTCTTTCGTTCTCGACCCGCCAGCAACGGCTACGCCGTCCGGGTCCGCGGCTGACCGAGGCGGAGCCAACAGTAGTCGTACCCGCCCAGTTCGACAGAGAGCGTGTCACTGTCGAGTGAGTAGTCGCCCGGGCCGAGCAGGTGCGTGGCAACGTCGCCCGGGGCGTCGAGTGACACCGACACCGGGTCAGGACCGACGTTGTGGGCCGTCAGGAGCGTGGTGCCGTCCCACTCGCTTCGGTGGACGAACACCGTCTGCTCGTCGGTGTCGACGACCGATTGCTGGCCCCGCGAGAGTTCCGGGCAGGCTTTGCGCGTCTCGACGATTGCCCGGACGCGGGCGAGCAGTGAGTCGGGGTCGGCGCGCTGGGCGGCGACGTTGACCGCCTCGGGGCCGTACTCGCCGTCGACGAGCGGTCTGACGAACGAGTCGGGGTCCGCGGTGGAGAACCCGGCGGTCGGGTCGTCGGTCCACTGCATCGGCGTGCGGACGGCGTCTCGGCCCGGGAGCGAGAGTTCGTCGCCCATCCCGATTTCGTCGCCCGCGACGACGATGGGCGTGCCCGGCAGCGCGAAACAGAGACTCGTCGCACAGGCGAGACGGTCGGTGTCGCCGCCGAGTATCGACGCGAGGCGACGGCGGACGCCGCGGCCGTAGATACGGGTGTCGTGGTCGGCGCCGATGACCTCGATGGCCCGCTGGAACTGCTCGTAGGGCAGGGGGCCGAGGTTCAGTTCGTCGAAGTTCCGGAGGAAGTTCGCCCACTGTCCGCACTCGACGATGTCCTCGTAGGCCGGGAGGCGGTCGAACGCCTCGGCGAGGTGGTCTGCGTTCTCGTCGGCGAGCGCCCACAGGAGGTGGGCGTTCGAAACGAACGACAGGAGGAGGTCGAACTCGTCGCCCTCGCCGAAGTACCGCCGGAGTTCCGCGGGTTCGTCGTCCGCTTCGGCGAGCAGGACCGTTTCGTCGTCGACCTCGCTGACGGCGCGCTTCATCTGCTTGAACAGGACGTGGGGTTCGTCGATGGAGACGGGGACGGCCCCTTTCGCGCCGATCATCGGCGTCGCCGCGTCGACGCGGAAGCCGTCCACGCCCTGTTCGGTCCAGAACTGGAGGACGCGCTCTATCTCTGCCTGCACGTCGGGGTTCGAGACGTTCAGGTCCGGTTGGAAGTGGTAGAACTGGTGGTAGTAGTATGCGTCGGCGGCCTCGTCGTACGTCCAGACAGATTCCTCCTCGCCGGGGAAGATGGTGTCCTCTTCGGGCGCGTCGGCGGGGTCGTCGGTCCAGAGGTAGTATTCCCGGTATTTCTCGTCGCCGTCGCGCGCCCGCTGGAACCACTGATGCTCCGTCGACGTGTGATTGAATACCATATCGACGAGGACGCGCATCCCGCGGTCGTGGGCGTCGTCGAGGAACCGATGGAAGTCGCCCATCGTCCCCAGTCGCTCGTCGATACCGTAGTAATCGGCCACGTCGTAGCCGTTGTCCCGCCACGGACTCGGGTAGAACGGCAGGAGCCACAGACACGTTACCCCGAGGTCGTCGAGGTAGTCGAGGCGGTCCCGCAGGCCGACGAAGTCGCCGATACCGTCGCC
This window encodes:
- the sufD gene encoding Fe-S cluster assembly protein SufD; the encoded protein is MSTQVHATLSEDQVEQISEDLDEPEWLLETRLEALAALEDLEMPEVIQTPGRKWTNLDALDYETLVDPLDYAQEKDRIDAEGVDVLSWSDALDEHGDLIEDHFGSVVDPQRDYLTALSTALFSAGTVVYVPEGVDAEDVKIRTTMNSQSLFNYTLVVAEESASVTILERQTTGDDVDGDRYYSGVVEAVTGENAYVQYGTLQNLSEESYNYQVKRGHADTYGTINWIEGNIGSRLTKSSVETRLLGDSSESQIVGAFFGHDDQHFDIAARVWHEAEHTVADLVTRGVLDDAARSVYEGVQDVGREAWDTSSYQRENTLMLSDESEADASPKLIINNHDTEASHSATVGQVDAEDMFYMTSRGVNPERAKNMLVEGFFVPVLEEVEVDELREDLDDLIYERLRQ
- a CDS encoding alpha-amylase family protein; the encoded protein is MTTHPDWYRDAVLYSLDVKTFADGNGDGIGDFVGLRDRLDYLDDLGVTCLWLLPFYPSPWRDNGYDVADYYGIDERLGTMGDFHRFLDDAHDRGMRVLVDMVFNHTSTEHQWFQRARDGDEKYREYYLWTDDPADAPEEDTIFPGEEESVWTYDEAADAYYYHQFYHFQPDLNVSNPDVQAEIERVLQFWTEQGVDGFRVDAATPMIGAKGAVPVSIDEPHVLFKQMKRAVSEVDDETVLLAEADDEPAELRRYFGEGDEFDLLLSFVSNAHLLWALADENADHLAEAFDRLPAYEDIVECGQWANFLRNFDELNLGPLPYEQFQRAIEVIGADHDTRIYGRGVRRRLASILGGDTDRLACATSLCFALPGTPIVVAGDEIGMGDELSLPGRDAVRTPMQWTDDPTAGFSTADPDSFVRPLVDGEYGPEAVNVAAQRADPDSLLARVRAIVETRKACPELSRGQQSVVDTDEQTVFVHRSEWDGTTLLTAHNVGPDPVSVSLDAPGDVATHLLGPGDYSLDSDTLSVELGGYDYCWLRLGQPRTRTA